The Elaeis guineensis isolate ETL-2024a chromosome 11, EG11, whole genome shotgun sequence genomic interval gaagatggCTTGATGAAGGTCAACACTACTATAGAAGGAATGTCACTTTCTAATTCTGACAGTTATTGCAACAAAATTTGAATGCAAAAATTATATACTGACTTTCAAATTGTATAGGGAATGAAACATTAAATATTCGAGAACATATTAAACAAGAGATTTGATGTATATTCCATTGTACTGGCTGCTATATCAATTTTATCTAAGAAGGAAAAATGGGAAACCAATTAGTACGTCTATAGTTTgtgtatataaaattataaatagttaAAGAAACTGTAAAGTAAGGAACTTAGTGAGGTGCATCATTGCAGGATATTGAATCTATTTATGATTCATGCTCAATTGACCTTTCTTTTGAATCTATGCTAGTATATGATTATCTGGACAAATTTCATCATTCAGGATGACAGATGTTGTAGTTAATTAAATGTTTTGTCTTTCAACTGATGACATTCACACCAAGTATAATGCTTTTTCCATGATTCTTATCCTGTAGAGCTTTCTAATCGCTATCTGTGCAATTGTAATTGCAACTTTTTAAACTGGGATTGATCACAATCTTTTCAGGTGAATATCTGTGAAGTAAGTATCTAGactttaattaattatttgatggattttgaaCAATTCACTATTCAGTTTTGTAAGGATGACATTCAATCAGAAGATGATGTCCCATACAGTTATGAGATATTCCACTTCATATTCTCAATGGGAGCAATGTATTTTGCAATGCTATTCATTAGCTGGGAGTTGGATCAACCAACTAGAAAGTAAGATATCCTCTACCGAGATGTGCTTTCAATGTATCCTATTATGTACGAGGATTGGCTTCACTTCATTTGGATTTTTGGCACCATTATCATTGTATCAGGTGGAGCATCGATGTTGGTTGGCCTAGTACATGGGTGAAAATTATCAACCAATGGTTTGCTGCCAGCATATATTGTAAGTGCTCAtatatattcttttatttttcacttgGATTGAGTCTTAACTTGgtaaaatatttctttttttttactaaATCACACTCCATTATAACACCAGATAAAAACAGTGCTTGTCAAAACTCCTATAGTTTCATCAGTGGGACtcctatatatataaaaaaaaaaaaaaataagataaaataaacCTGTGAGAGATTTATGTACTCAGATAGCAGCTTGTCACCTTGTAAATGGtaatgaaataaagaaaaaagttcTTGGTGATATTTTGTTAGCAGAATGTTTATTTTGTAAGGAAAACCCACATTTCTGTGAATCCATGCTGCTCCAAAGACATCAAAATTTCAGCATTTTCTTTAACCAACAGACTTTGAATTCTTTTGTTTAAAAGAATAAGAATGGGATAAGTTTTTTGTGATCCTTTAATTTTTAGAAAGACAAAGAACATAGGTCCTCCaactatatatatgtgtgtttcTTGGCTGCAAGTAGCAGATAACTCATTATTTTCTCATAcatcttgaattttttcaaatcatatttgaactaTCTTTAAACCACATTTTCttacaatccaaaaaaaaaaaagaattggtatttctcaaaaaaataaacatTTGATAAACCAAAATCTTTATGAaatttctaattgaatcaaattaaataaaagtCAGCATTGGCCTCATTGTTCTGGTACTAAAAATTGATTTCATTCTACTTGAGTGTTTGATCGGACAAATTCAGTATTTGAAGATCCATTTCATAGTGATGTTGTTCAGTGACTAAACTAACACTTCATATCTGTCACCATGCAGTGTGGAAGCTGATCTCCCCTGTTGTAATGGGGGAAAAAGCCATCGATCAGGAACAACATGTGCAGAATGTTCCAGTATCAGTATGATATCAAGATTACTCCAGAACATGTTCTGTTCTAGTGGACTTCAGTCTCAACTCAGCATTGTACATTCATAGCCATGAAATATTCCTTATTTCTCATACATGTAATTACAATTTTTCAAGCCGCATGTATTTGTTTCATATAACTAAGTTAATGTGCATAATTCAATGGTAGAAAACCTTTTTCCATGATGCTGCTATAATTCGTTCACATGCATGTAATCATTTTATGAACATCTTTTTGCCTATTCTTTTATCAAGTGATATAACAATTAGAATGTGGAAGTGAAGTTGAAGCCTTAAGAATGTTGATAGAAACATGCTTATTTCACCCTACAACAGTAGTGAGAAGCAGCAGAATCTGAATCAAGTTCATTGAGTAGGCAAACAGTGGGATTTTTGAATCCCAAGACAAGATTATGCCACAGTTTGTCGACTACTATAGAAAGCTTTGGGTGCATGATAATTAACAAGGATGAATAGGAAGATGTAATCCATGAACCCAACTAAAAGCAGCAGATTCATCTGGCCTCCTTCCACCCAATATTTACCTGTTTGTTGATCTTGGCCTGCCGACCAGATATGATGCTTTTTCTCGAGATTTCTTGGTCTCCCCCCCATGTTGTCTTGGTTCAAGTTTCTTTTCTGTACTGAACTAATCTTCTAATTTCCTTCTATTTGTTGTTTATATAGTTCTATTCTCTCCCAACGCCATCCAAGGTTTTAGAATAACAGCCTTTGTAACATTATAACTAGTATGACTGTTTTATTGCTCAAAAACTTTTATTACTGTTTATTAGTCTCCTAAAACTGTTCTTACATACTATGGTAAAAACAAGTTGCTGAGCAGTTGTTTTGTCGAATTTCATTTgacatttttatttttgatccacAGCAGCAAGAAAAGGAACTCTTTATTTGGTGAGAAGTGTATTGATTAAATATTCTCATCATTTTCCTTCGTTACTTCTCCTTAGGTAGTTATAATAGTTGATAGTCTTCCAATCAAACCGATCTAGTgttgaatttgaaaaatattgaCATTTTATGTAATGTAAACAATGATTCTCAAGCTTTTTATCCAATTTAGAAATAATAGCAATATTGGCAACTTGCTTATCATACTCTGTGCATCGTCCATTCTTTTATCCAATCTCTATGGATGGAGGAATAGAATGCTGCCTTTaccatcttctttcttttctatctCCTAGTTTATTCTCTTTGGCGGCAATATCCCATATAAGAGATATTATCGaacattttattttctgattcccACAAATATATTTATACTCAATGATTTAATTCATCTACTTtacctaaagaaataaaaaaagagagatatcctCCAAAGCATTAGTTATTGTTCTGATGGAAGTAACAATTGTTATTTtcctaatttagatattaattggtgTTTTCATGCTTTGCATATTGATTGGGCATTGATGGGCTGGtcttgggtttgaaccatcacGGTTATTGGTGACATTCAACCGTCATCTTTTCACAATTGTGATATTTTTTAAGTCAAATGGCTACGGTTGTGGTGGTAGTTCAAAATGTTGCTTCGGCTTATGGAGACATTATGTATCCAGGACCGAGTTCTGTAATCGGTGGACTTATACGTACAAATAGGACTATCCAATAAATAAGCCATCTTGGGTAATAATGCTTGCACGCTATTTATATCTCCTAAAGACTAAATGAGTTGGTGGAACAtggatttattaaaagaaatcaaacatgTAATAATCCAAAATCTCAACCAAAAAAATAGTTGGAAGGTACCATTACATTTTTGACTCAGTATAAATACTCAAGATTTATCTAGGAGACACAATACACATCAGCTGGTTTGATTAATATTCTGCTAGGTTATGGATTAAAATGTTGGCTAAAAATAAATTCATTGACAGTCGTAGGGTTTTCAAATTATTGGATGCAAATGTAATTTTCTTTTAATCTTATGGGATTTTtgtaatttaatttagatataataTTGAGCTCTTGCATTTGCTTGTCTGAGTTTACATGCTAATCTTGCTTGGGATGGATACACTTCCAATGACCAGCGAAATATGAGCCTCATCAACTTTTGGGATTCTCTTCAAAAGAAAACGAAGAAAACCAGCAGTCAATGCTCCATCACTTTAATTGAGCAGAACGGCTTTAGTGCTTCCTCCACCACCACCAATAAACAAAAGCAAAACAAAACTCATGGATCCATTTGGGTCAGCGATGTAGTAATTGACCCCAATTTTAAAACTTCCGATCCCAATCCAGGACAGATTGGATCAGGTCAATTTAGATTTTGCCGCCCCTAAACGATGATAGTTATCAAAGTCTCTGGCTGATAGAAGCTGGACAAAATGTACACTATTATCTTCCTTGAAATTTACTCTTTCACATTAAGAACATACTCTCCAAGTTGACTACGAGTggtagttttatcaaaaaaaaaaaaaaagactccgaGTGGTAGCGATTGCTTACGGGTATTAGTTGGTAGACTTAAGGCACGCTGAAGTATATTTTACTTCGTTTGTTCTCCTTGCCAACCAAGGAGAGGAAATATTTTACTAATAAAAATACTTTGattgtaccaaaaaaataaaaaataaaaatactttgATTGAAGTAAACAAATCTGGCAACTGTCAGATGTCACCATATTGGGAAATAAATGATTTATTACGATCATTGTTCTCAAGATTGTTCAGCTAATTATTTCAAatgtaaatatttttgatattaataCTGAAAAcaagttacttataagtcataaTATATCTCCAAGCAAAGATAGTTTAAGAGACATGAGTTGGCAAGAAAAGCTCAACAAATGAATTTTGACGAGGTTG includes:
- the LOC105036249 gene encoding uncharacterized protein codes for the protein MMAEDGDWTTILFCKDDIQSEDDVPYSYEIFHFIFSMGAMYFAMLFISWELDQPTRKWSIDVGWPSTWVKIINQWFAASIYLWKLISPVVMGEKAIDQEQHVQNVPVSV